The following are encoded together in the Deltaproteobacteria bacterium genome:
- the uvrA gene encoding excinuclease ABC subunit UvrA: TLSGGEAQRIRLATQIGSALRGVIYVLDEPSIGLHQRDNGRLLKTLENLRDLGNTVLVVEHDEETIRRADHIIDMGPGAGLLGGHIVAQGPIKTILKSKKSETAAYLSGRKKIGIEKTKRQANGKSLSIYEAVGNNLQCVDAHFPLGHLICVTGVSGSGKSSLISGTLQKAISKQLHGGSQAPLPYGRIEGAEHLDKIIVIDQSPIGRTPRSNPATYTQLFGTIRELYAGVPESRARGYKPGRFSFNVKGGRCEACEGDGVRRIEMHFLPDVFVTCETCVGRRYNRETLEILFKGKSVADALEMTVSEAVDFFQNVPTIHRRLLTLEAVGLGYMHLGQSATTLSGGEAQRIKLSRELSKRPTGKTLYVLDEPTTGLHFCDVDKLLEVLQKLVEPGNTMIVIEHNLDVIRCADHIIDLGPEGGQGGGTIVATGTPQELAENESSHTGRYLKSYFDKS; this comes from the coding sequence ACTTTGTCTGGGGGAGAAGCACAGCGTATCCGCCTGGCCACTCAAATCGGCAGCGCCCTTCGCGGGGTGATTTACGTTTTAGATGAGCCATCGATTGGGCTCCATCAGCGTGACAATGGCCGCTTGCTCAAGACGCTCGAAAACCTGCGAGACCTTGGCAATACGGTTTTGGTTGTGGAGCATGACGAGGAAACGATTCGGCGTGCGGATCATATTATCGATATGGGGCCCGGGGCAGGTTTACTTGGCGGACACATCGTCGCTCAAGGGCCTATCAAAACGATTTTAAAGTCAAAAAAGTCAGAGACGGCGGCTTATTTGTCGGGCCGCAAAAAGATAGGGATCGAGAAAACCAAGCGCCAAGCCAACGGAAAAAGTTTGAGCATCTACGAGGCCGTTGGGAACAATTTACAATGCGTGGATGCGCACTTTCCTCTGGGACATTTGATTTGTGTAACGGGTGTAAGCGGCAGCGGTAAAAGCAGTTTGATCAGTGGGACGTTGCAAAAAGCGATTTCAAAACAGCTCCACGGCGGCAGCCAAGCACCTTTGCCTTATGGGCGCATTGAGGGTGCAGAGCATCTTGATAAAATCATCGTCATCGATCAAAGCCCCATTGGCCGAACCCCACGCTCCAACCCAGCAACCTACACACAGCTTTTCGGCACGATTCGAGAGCTTTATGCCGGCGTACCCGAATCAAGGGCGCGAGGCTATAAGCCAGGACGGTTCTCGTTTAATGTGAAAGGTGGTCGTTGTGAGGCATGCGAAGGCGATGGTGTGCGGCGCATTGAAATGCATTTTTTGCCAGATGTGTTTGTGACCTGTGAAACTTGTGTGGGTCGGCGCTACAACCGCGAGACATTGGAGATTCTCTTTAAAGGAAAATCCGTTGCGGATGCTTTGGAGATGACAGTGAGCGAAGCGGTCGATTTTTTCCAAAATGTCCCGACCATTCATCGAAGACTTCTTACTTTAGAAGCGGTGGGCTTGGGCTATATGCACCTGGGCCAGAGTGCAACGACACTCAGCGGCGGAGAAGCACAGCGAATCAAGTTAAGCCGAGAATTATCGAAGCGGCCTACGGGTAAAACGCTTTACGTTCTGGATGAACCTACAACGGGTTTGCATTTTTGTGATGTGGACAAACTTTTAGAAGTGCTCCAAAAACTGGTCGAGCCAGGCAATACGATGATTGTTATTGAGCACAATTTAGATGTGATTCGATGTGCTGATCACATCATCGATCTGGGGCCAGAAGGTGGCCAAGGTGGCGGCACCATCGTGGCGACTGGAACACCGCAAGAGCTTGCGGAGAATGAAAGCTCTCATACCGGAAGATATTTGAAATCTTATTTCGATAAGAGCTAA